In Saprospiraceae bacterium, the sequence TCAAATACTGGGTACGGCCCTGGTCATTGGAGGAGTGATCCTTGTAAGTAAAAAGAAAAAATCCCAATAATCCCGATATTGTTTTTAAAAGAATTAGCTGCCTACCCAAGAAGCATGTCAACTAACGAACACACCATATTGACTTTGATATAATTAGACATGATTCTGACCAGCTCTACTTTAAGTTAAAGCAAAATATTAACAACCAAATACATGCAAATTATCATAATATGTTAGTAATGTTATTTTTTTGAAAATATATTACCACTTAATCTAATTTATACACTATTGTAATTAAATATTTTACAAATAAATTTAATAAATATATATAAATTAATGTTAATATTAATTTGAGTTTGGCAAAATTTTTGCTACTTTTAGTTACTTGAAATTGAATAAATAGAATTTTATCCTTTAAATCAAGAGTTGTAGAAGTACAATGTAATCAGTAGATTTTAATCATGAAAGCCATCTTTTTGATGGCGATCAGCGTTATAAAGAAGTAGTTTTCTTATTTTGAGACCTTAGTCTTCTGCCCGGATTTGTTCTTCAAGTCTGGGCTTTTTTATTTCTTTGACTAAAAAAATTCTGCTGATCAAGATGATTAACTCATTTTAGCTTCATCCAATAATTTCTGCAAAAATGGAGATGCGAAAATGAAGTCATGCAAGTCTTCATTGTTACTTTTGAGAATATCATCTTTAGAGCCCCTCCATTCCAATAATCCATTATTCAAATATGATACAGTCTCCCCGATTTCCATGACGGAGTTCATATCATGGGTATTGATGATGGTAGTAATATTATTTTCTACCGTGATGTCGTGGATAAGTTCGTCTATAAGGAGCGCAGTTTTGGGATCTAATCCAGAGTTTGGTTCATCGCAAAATAAATAACCAGGACTGAGCACGATGGCTCTGGCTATACCCACTCTCTTCTGCATGCCACCGGATACTTCCGATGGGTACTTTTTATTGTTGCCAGCCAGTCCAACCCGATCGAGACAATAATCCACACGCTTCTGTTTTTCTGCACGGGTCTTGTGGGTAAACATATCCATCGGAAACCTTACATTCTCTTCTACAGACAGCGAATCAAATAACGCTGATCCCTGGAACAACATCCCTACTCTCATCCTCAGAGCCTGCAATTCTCTTTTGTCAAGGCTATAAAATTCTTCACCATCATAAAATATCTGTCCTGCATCTGGTTTGATAAGGCCTACCAGCATTTTGAGCAAAACGGTCTTTCCACTTCCGCTCCGTCCAATTACGAGATTAGTCTTGCCTGTTTCAAATGAGATCGAGATATTTTTGATGACTTGTTGTTCACCAAATGATTTGACTACATTTTTAGCTAAAATCATATTAGGTGGTAAACATTAAAGCGATGATATAATCAGATACCAGGATCAAAATATTACTGACGACAACAGCATTAGTGCTTGCTTTACCAAGTTCTACACTTCCACCTTTTACAAAATAACCCTGATAACAGGACACTGAAGTGAGTATAAATGCAAAAACAACAGATTTGAAAAGCATCATCCAAAGATTGTTAGAAATAAAAAAGGCCCTTAGTCCCCTGGTATATTCTTCGGTATTCATATAACCCCCACCTACGCTAGCCAGATAACCTCCTATGATGCTCACAAAAGCTGCGACAATCACGAGCAAGGGTATGACCATCACAGAAGCCAGGATCTTAGGCAAAATAAGATAGGATGGCGTATTGACCCCCATCACTTCCATGGCGTCGATATGCTCTTTTTGGCGCATTCCACCTATCTCTGAAGCCATATTGGAGCCCACTTTACCTGCCAATACAAGACAACTGATCGTTGGTGCCAGTTCTATAATCGTAGAATCCCTCACGATATACCCAATATACCAGGTAGGTATCAGGGTGCCATCCAATTGATATAAAAACTGTACTGCGGTGACCGCACCAATAAATATAGCTATCAGAGCT encodes:
- a CDS encoding ATP-binding cassette domain-containing protein, whose product is MILAKNVVKSFGEQQVIKNISISFETGKTNLVIGRSGSGKTVLLKMLVGLIKPDAGQIFYDGEEFYSLDKRELQALRMRVGMLFQGSALFDSLSVEENVRFPMDMFTHKTRAEKQKRVDYCLDRVGLAGNNKKYPSEVSGGMQKRVGIARAIVLSPGYLFCDEPNSGLDPKTALLIDELIHDITVENNITTIINTHDMNSVMEIGETVSYLNNGLLEWRGSKDDILKSNNEDLHDFIFASPFLQKLLDEAKMS
- a CDS encoding ABC transporter permease, coding for MKLLDDLGQYLLLIKHALVKPPNWRMYGRELIRQMYDIGNGSLLIIALIAIFIGAVTAVQFLYQLDGTLIPTWYIGYIVRDSTIIELAPTISCLVLAGKVGSNMASEIGGMRQKEHIDAMEVMGVNTPSYLILPKILASVMVIPLLVIVAAFVSIIGGYLASVGGGYMNTEEYTRGLRAFFISNNLWMMLFKSVVFAFILTSVSCYQGYFVKGGSVELGKASTNAVVVSNILILVSDYIIALMFTT